In Deinococcus psychrotolerans, a genomic segment contains:
- a CDS encoding restriction endonuclease has translation MTENSMPTAPRIFVVRAEVGKYADDFKKGGYVAIGWLPNTNLSQVHDKNELKNLYETLSPDGVTPMQIGNQVGQISRFMFDIKAGDYILTPTAETEWINWGIVLDETYTFAIANDGCPFPHRRNVKWNKESLRRSDFSVPLKNTMRALLTLFEISKSGAKSGEIFELMGKPELINPVEARSLLMHEVVIERILEQDAEFFELLVADLLRAMGFDAQHKGKSGDGGVDAEGVLDMGGLAQIDLKVQAKRYAGAKINGSVIISFRGSIPNSSQGAFITTSDYSKSAREAAQDAKFKRVNLINGRQLVDLLAEHWDELSPEIKIPLGLQKSWLLS, from the coding sequence ATGACTGAAAATTCAATGCCTACTGCACCCCGTATTTTTGTTGTCCGTGCTGAAGTCGGCAAATACGCAGATGATTTCAAAAAGGGCGGGTATGTGGCTATTGGCTGGCTGCCAAATACTAATTTGAGCCAAGTCCACGACAAAAATGAGCTTAAGAACTTATATGAAACGCTCAGCCCTGACGGGGTTACGCCTATGCAGATAGGAAATCAGGTTGGTCAAATTTCCCGATTCATGTTTGATATTAAGGCTGGCGATTACATTTTAACGCCTACGGCTGAAACAGAGTGGATCAACTGGGGGATCGTGCTGGACGAAACTTACACATTTGCAATAGCGAATGACGGTTGCCCATTCCCGCACCGCCGAAACGTAAAGTGGAACAAAGAATCGCTTCGGCGCTCTGATTTTTCCGTCCCCCTCAAAAATACGATGCGTGCGCTTTTGACTCTTTTTGAAATTTCAAAATCTGGCGCTAAGTCAGGCGAGATTTTTGAGCTTATGGGAAAACCTGAACTGATTAATCCCGTTGAAGCGAGGTCGCTATTGATGCACGAAGTTGTTATAGAGCGAATTTTAGAACAAGACGCCGAGTTTTTTGAGCTTTTGGTCGCAGACTTACTTAGAGCTATGGGGTTTGATGCCCAGCACAAAGGTAAAAGTGGGGACGGCGGAGTGGATGCTGAAGGCGTGCTTGATATGGGAGGTTTGGCACAAATTGATTTAAAAGTTCAAGCCAAACGGTATGCTGGGGCCAAAATTAACGGCAGCGTCATCATCAGCTTTAGGGGCAGTATTCCAAACAGTTCACAAGGCGCATTCATCACGACCTCTGATTATTCCAAGAGTGCGCGTGAAGCCGCCCAAGATGCAAAATTCAAACGGGTCAATCTTATCAATGGCAGGCAATTGGTTGATCTGTTGGCAGAACATTGGGATGAACTTTCACCTGAGATTAAAATCCCGCTCGGTCTACAAAAAAGCTGGCTGCTCTCCTGA
- a CDS encoding restriction endonuclease produces the protein MAVPDYQTLMRPLLEALQDGQVQTMQAVTAKLVAHFQLTQRELEELLPSGRQTTFANRVGWAKTYLSKAQVVQTVGRGNVQITARGRELLERVSGRIIQNDLKVYPEFQAFKVAGRGKQDTQAGPSLSAVEPIDVSPEEQLDQLYTELSAALADELLSQVRALTPQQFEILVVQLLVAMGYGGSVRDAGQALGRSGDNGIDGVVKQDPLGLDKVYIQAKQWASNVGSQEVRNFSGSLTYHKASKGVLITTAGFSPSANDTARQIGNIILIDGETLAELMIQYGVGVITRTTYQIKKVDSDFFEGI, from the coding sequence ATGGCCGTTCCCGATTATCAAACCCTGATGCGTCCCCTGCTAGAAGCCCTGCAAGACGGCCAAGTTCAGACCATGCAAGCGGTGACCGCGAAGTTGGTGGCGCATTTCCAGTTGACCCAGAGGGAGCTTGAAGAACTCCTGCCGAGTGGCAGGCAAACCACGTTCGCCAATCGTGTTGGCTGGGCCAAAACCTACCTCAGCAAAGCGCAGGTGGTGCAAACGGTGGGGCGCGGCAATGTGCAAATTACGGCGCGTGGCCGTGAGTTACTGGAACGTGTCTCAGGCCGCATCATCCAAAATGACCTGAAGGTCTATCCAGAGTTTCAAGCTTTCAAAGTCGCCGGACGCGGGAAGCAGGACACTCAAGCCGGGCCAAGTTTGAGCGCAGTTGAACCCATTGACGTCTCCCCCGAAGAACAGCTTGACCAACTCTACACCGAACTCAGCGCCGCCCTTGCCGACGAACTCCTCAGCCAAGTCCGCGCCCTAACGCCGCAACAGTTTGAAATTCTGGTGGTGCAGCTTCTCGTGGCGATGGGCTACGGCGGCAGCGTGCGCGACGCGGGTCAGGCGCTGGGCCGCAGCGGTGACAACGGTATTGACGGCGTGGTCAAGCAAGACCCGCTCGGCTTGGACAAGGTCTACATTCAGGCCAAGCAGTGGGCCAGTAATGTGGGCAGTCAGGAAGTTCGCAACTTTTCCGGCAGCCTGACTTATCACAAAGCCTCGAAAGGCGTGCTGATCACCACCGCAGGGTTCAGTCCCAGCGCCAACGACACCGCCCGCCAGATCGGCAACATCATCTTGATTGACGGCGAAACGCTGGCCGAGTTGATGATTCAGTACGGCGTGGGCGTGATCACCCGCACCACTTACCAGATCAAAAAAGTGGACAGCGATTTCTTTGAAGGCATCTAG
- a CDS encoding precorrin-2 dehydrogenase/sirohydrochlorin ferrochelatase family protein yields MNLAAMLDLEGETALLVGGGTVALRRAATLLTAGLTVRVVAPELLPQLAALNIEIIQRPFEPGDLTGVRLVVACTDNADVNDEVTRLAKAAGLLINHVGRAEAGNLRFPAVLERGGVSVSISTGAELPMLAQALREKVALCLPAELPIPTWTSQRDAALLLNGEAKQVAIRDLRAQIRTAVGL; encoded by the coding sequence GTGAATTTGGCCGCTATGCTTGATCTTGAAGGTGAAACAGCGCTGCTGGTCGGCGGCGGAACAGTGGCCCTGCGCCGCGCCGCTACGCTGCTGACGGCTGGCCTAACGGTACGCGTTGTCGCTCCTGAACTTCTGCCGCAACTGGCCGCCCTCAACATTGAAATCATCCAGCGCCCCTTTGAGCCAGGCGATCTGACTGGGGTGCGTTTGGTGGTGGCCTGCACAGACAATGCCGACGTGAACGATGAAGTGACCCGTTTGGCCAAAGCCGCAGGTTTGCTCATCAACCACGTGGGACGGGCCGAGGCGGGCAATCTGCGCTTTCCGGCGGTGCTGGAGCGCGGCGGCGTCAGCGTCAGTATCAGCACCGGAGCCGAACTGCCGATGCTGGCCCAAGCCCTGCGCGAAAAGGTGGCGCTGTGTTTGCCTGCCGAGTTGCCCATTCCCACTTGGACAAGCCAGCGTGACGCGGCTTTGCTGCTGAATGGCGAGGCCAAGCAGGTGGCCATCCGTGATCTCCGCGCCCAGATTCGCACGGCGGTGGGCCTGTGA
- the hemA gene encoding glutamyl-tRNA reductase yields MSLPKLDLAVVGLNHTTAPIEVRERAAVREDEREALLAHLRLHAQEVMLLSTCNRTEVYLAGIDGDPLSAFEGAWGHFLREHLYLYEGEAAALHLYRVAAGLDSLVIGETQIQGQVKRAWQAASEAGDTAALLNKAAQGALSAGKKVRFETGLADNVVSVSSAAVDLAKQRLGNLAGRTALILGAGETAELTLIHLKAAGVSDIIVVNRTEARARQLADKLGGRVCAADYLHQALPEADVVIASSAAPHYVLGASGVENSLEGRPERPMMLIDISVPRILNPDIDTVKGAHLYNLDDLEGVVSRNLAWRRGVLPQAEEIISAQVSELLRWQNFRTRRGLETRPNLLSACD; encoded by the coding sequence CTGAGCCTTCCAAAACTGGATTTGGCTGTCGTGGGCCTCAACCACACCACCGCGCCGATTGAAGTTCGCGAGCGGGCCGCCGTGCGCGAGGATGAGCGGGAAGCTTTGCTGGCCCACCTGCGTCTGCACGCCCAAGAAGTGATGCTGCTTTCCACCTGCAACCGCACTGAAGTTTACCTTGCGGGCATCGACGGCGATCCTTTATCCGCTTTCGAGGGCGCGTGGGGCCACTTTTTGCGTGAGCATCTCTACCTTTATGAGGGCGAGGCCGCCGCCCTGCACCTCTACCGGGTTGCAGCGGGCCTGGACAGCTTGGTGATTGGCGAAACCCAAATTCAGGGGCAAGTCAAGCGGGCGTGGCAAGCCGCTTCCGAGGCGGGCGACACGGCGGCGCTACTCAACAAAGCTGCGCAGGGAGCGCTGAGCGCGGGCAAGAAAGTGCGCTTTGAAACTGGGCTGGCCGATAACGTGGTGAGCGTGTCGAGCGCCGCCGTTGACCTCGCCAAACAGCGGCTGGGCAACCTGGCGGGCCGCACTGCTCTGATTCTTGGCGCGGGCGAAACAGCCGAGCTGACCCTGATCCACCTCAAAGCGGCGGGCGTATCCGACATCATCGTGGTCAACCGCACCGAGGCCCGCGCCCGCCAACTGGCCGACAAGTTGGGGGGCCGTGTCTGCGCCGCCGACTACTTGCATCAGGCTTTGCCAGAAGCCGACGTGGTGATCGCCAGCAGCGCCGCGCCGCATTACGTGCTGGGCGCGTCTGGGGTAGAAAATTCCCTAGAGGGCCGCCCAGAGCGTCCGATGATGCTGATTGATATCAGCGTGCCGCGCATTCTCAATCCCGACATAGACACGGTCAAAGGAGCCCACCTCTACAATCTGGACGATTTGGAGGGCGTGGTCAGCCGCAACTTGGCTTGGCGGCGAGGAGTCTTGCCTCAAGCCGAGGAAATCATCAGCGCTCAGGTCAGCGAACTGCTGCGCTGGCAAAATTTCAGAACCCGGCGCGGTTTAGAAACGCGGCCCAACTTGCTGTCGGCCTGTGATTGA
- a CDS encoding DUF418 domain-containing protein — translation MLSPDPPAATRPSARAPLPDVLRGLALLGILCVNAQDFAGYAEWQQSGADRAAQVVIDLFFNGKFISVFAMLFGAGAFTFLERGGRVLLLRRLAVLLAVGALHYVLVWHGDIIANYALVGVALILLETARPKLLVWVGAFSGGLWALPFTLQALSVPNGLRSIPDTVQAGQTYAQIVQERGHEALPSIVSVVSFDGFWLLALFCFGGALYRSGVLWWPEQHRSTLRLMLLGGAVVGLPLSALLAYLNTQTSYSADYWGILVRLTGGLALALAYIGGLGLLSASGKLGWLTAFGASGRLAMSNYIAQSLIMTSLFYPYGVGLYRQWGALPALLLALGLGLLQVGLSNLYLRRFQSGPLEWLVRKLVYGR, via the coding sequence ATGCTTTCGCCTGACCCGCCCGCCGCCACTCGCCCGAGCGCCCGCGCTCCGCTGCCGGACGTGCTGCGCGGCCTGGCGCTGCTGGGCATTTTGTGCGTCAATGCCCAAGACTTTGCAGGCTACGCCGAGTGGCAGCAAAGCGGCGCAGACCGGGCCGCCCAAGTCGTGATTGATTTGTTCTTCAATGGCAAATTCATCAGCGTGTTTGCCATGCTGTTCGGCGCGGGGGCCTTTACTTTTTTGGAACGCGGCGGACGCGTCTTGCTGCTGAGGCGCTTGGCGGTGCTGCTGGCCGTCGGGGCGCTGCATTACGTCTTGGTGTGGCACGGCGATATCATTGCCAATTACGCTTTGGTGGGCGTGGCCCTGATTTTGCTGGAAACGGCGCGGCCCAAATTGCTGGTGTGGGTGGGCGCGTTCTCTGGCGGCCTCTGGGCACTTCCCTTCACCTTACAGGCCCTCAGCGTCCCGAATGGTCTGCGGAGCATTCCCGACACCGTGCAGGCGGGGCAAACCTACGCTCAGATCGTGCAGGAGCGCGGCCACGAAGCGCTGCCCAGCATCGTCTCGGTGGTCAGCTTCGACGGGTTTTGGTTGCTGGCACTCTTTTGCTTCGGCGGAGCGCTGTACCGCAGCGGCGTGCTGTGGTGGCCGGAGCAGCACCGCTCCACGCTGCGGCTGATGCTCCTTGGCGGCGCGGTGGTGGGCTTGCCGCTGAGCGCTCTACTGGCCTATTTGAATACACAGACCAGTTACAGCGCCGACTACTGGGGCATTTTGGTGCGCTTGACGGGCGGCTTGGCGCTGGCCCTAGCCTACATCGGTGGACTGGGTTTGCTGAGCGCTTCGGGCAAACTCGGCTGGCTCACAGCCTTTGGCGCGTCCGGTAGGTTGGCCATGAGCAATTACATTGCCCAGTCGCTGATCATGACCAGTTTGTTTTATCCGTATGGCGTGGGCCTCTACCGCCAGTGGGGAGCACTGCCTGCTTTACTGCTGGCACTGGGACTGGGCCTTTTGCAAGTCGGACTGTCTAATCTCTACCTGAGGCGCTTTCAAAGTGGGCCGCTGGAATGGCTGGTCAGAAAGTTGGTGTACGGCCGCTGA
- a CDS encoding phosphotransferase, which translates to MSLGAARELCQQLNIKDEPVFLAAGVTCRVYRVGEAALRIGKGRFTVDAELRRSLLASGVPVAAPLALGGGWSLDTLLEGKSALRLSEAQAEQIGAAVSVLHSFPVSGWGLLCDQSGPFVGQVATLLSGVQTRLQDAWPFGSTPLECHPLIRFAPDLLACLRPLEAQILALADLAPVINHSDLHREQFLFEDGQLTGWLDFGDAVAGPLGWDAASFAYFWGWKRLPAFLAGYSSSALIQSRLEAQARLMAVPLAFHRASRLTFQPQRLVRAMAFVRSALGD; encoded by the coding sequence GTGAGCCTCGGAGCTGCGCGGGAGCTTTGCCAACAACTGAACATCAAAGATGAACCCGTTTTTTTGGCGGCGGGCGTGACTTGCCGGGTTTACCGGGTTGGCGAAGCGGCGCTGCGGATAGGAAAGGGCCGTTTCACGGTGGACGCCGAACTGCGCCGCAGCTTGCTGGCCTCCGGCGTTCCCGTTGCCGCGCCTTTGGCGTTGGGCGGGGGCTGGAGCCTTGACACGTTACTTGAGGGCAAGTCTGCGCTGCGCCTCAGTGAAGCCCAAGCCGAGCAGATCGGCGCAGCGGTATCGGTTTTGCATTCGTTTCCAGTGTCGGGCTGGGGTCTTCTGTGCGATCAGTCGGGGCCATTCGTGGGCCAAGTGGCGACCCTGCTGAGCGGCGTTCAAACCCGCCTGCAAGACGCATGGCCGTTTGGAAGCACACCCCTCGAATGCCATCCGCTGATCCGCTTTGCTCCCGACCTGCTGGCGTGCCTGCGCCCATTGGAAGCTCAGATTCTGGCGCTGGCCGACCTCGCGCCCGTCATCAATCACAGCGACCTTCACCGCGAACAGTTTTTGTTTGAAGACGGGCAGCTCACCGGCTGGCTTGATTTTGGAGACGCTGTGGCGGGGCCGCTGGGCTGGGACGCGGCCTCGTTCGCTTATTTTTGGGGATGGAAGCGGCTTCCCGCGTTTCTGGCAGGCTACAGCTCATCTGCGCTCATCCAGTCTCGGCTAGAAGCGCAGGCCCGCTTGATGGCCGTACCGCTGGCATTTCATAGGGCCAGCCGCCTAACCTTCCAACCTCAGCGTTTGGTGCGGGCAATGGCCTTCGTGCGCTCAGCGCTGGGCGATTAG
- a CDS encoding complex I NDUFA9 subunit family protein, whose protein sequence is MIQPDFVQSNKTQRILVTGATGFVGKAVVTELLRRGYTVFAGSREGKGLPGAAGVKADVTSREGMLAAVGDVQPSAVIHLVGIIAEKGDQTFGKVHVEGTRNVLAALPAGARYVHMSALGADPASKSGYSSTKGQAEQLVRTSGAAYTIFEPSLIFGPGDDFFGRVLKNLVSQAPIVPQIGDGHFPFRPVSIQDVAAAFAGALERPETLGQTYQLTGPVQYSFRELLQLELRALGKRKPVVPVPLPLMNLAVPLMNMLPNPPITKDQYAMLLEGSTADPEPARRAFDLPMLNLEEELPKLLGKSAVDSGKAEKSSA, encoded by the coding sequence GTGATTCAACCTGATTTCGTTCAGTCTAATAAAACGCAGCGCATCTTGGTGACGGGAGCCACCGGCTTTGTCGGCAAAGCGGTGGTCACAGAGCTGCTCAGAAGGGGCTACACGGTGTTTGCTGGGTCGCGTGAGGGCAAAGGGCTGCCCGGCGCGGCGGGGGTCAAAGCCGATGTGACCAGCCGCGAGGGAATGCTGGCGGCAGTCGGTGACGTGCAGCCCAGCGCGGTGATTCATTTGGTGGGGATCATCGCCGAAAAAGGCGACCAGACGTTTGGCAAGGTGCATGTGGAAGGCACCCGAAACGTCCTCGCTGCCCTGCCTGCCGGAGCGCGGTATGTGCACATGAGCGCTCTGGGCGCAGACCCCGCCAGCAAAAGTGGCTACAGCTCCACCAAGGGTCAGGCCGAGCAACTGGTCAGAACCAGCGGCGCGGCCTATACCATCTTCGAGCCGTCGCTCATCTTCGGCCCCGGCGACGACTTTTTCGGGCGCGTTCTGAAGAACCTGGTGTCTCAGGCACCGATTGTGCCGCAGATTGGCGATGGGCATTTTCCTTTCCGCCCTGTCAGCATTCAGGACGTGGCCGCCGCTTTCGCGGGCGCATTAGAACGGCCCGAAACGCTGGGGCAAACCTACCAACTCACCGGCCCGGTGCAGTACAGCTTCCGCGAACTGCTGCAACTCGAATTGAGGGCGCTGGGCAAAAGAAAACCGGTGGTGCCGGTGCCACTGCCGCTGATGAATCTGGCGGTGCCGCTGATGAACATGCTGCCCAACCCGCCGATCACCAAAGACCAGTATGCCATGCTACTGGAAGGCAGCACCGCCGACCCCGAACCGGCCCGCCGCGCTTTTGATTTGCCGATGCTGAATTTGGAAGAAGAATTGCCCAAGTTGCTGGGGAAGTCGGCTGTGGACAGCGGGAAAGCGGAGAAATCCAGCGCCTGA
- a CDS encoding helix-turn-helix domain-containing protein, whose translation MIEPSSRSGAGKVGLRYARSSYIFRQYDPVMGLYRVETGLIRLGQVTSRGRLLTLRLVQPGDYFGEDALHAAAYGHHAEALTNSAVVGIDPAQLSETALLDLARSLGSQLGRVLDHEVNLQSGDLKSRVVRYLLHLADTPLGSEDPENRLYVRATHELLAEGSGSTRESVSKAITELRAAGLIATGYRHITLTDLAGLRALLAGALQPQLKG comes from the coding sequence ATGATAGAGCCAAGCAGCCGTAGCGGAGCGGGCAAAGTGGGACTGCGTTATGCCAGAAGCAGTTACATCTTCCGACAATATGATCCGGTGATGGGCCTTTACCGCGTCGAAACAGGGCTCATTCGGCTGGGCCAAGTCACCTCGCGGGGCCGCCTCCTGACCCTGCGCTTGGTGCAACCCGGCGATTATTTTGGCGAAGACGCTTTGCACGCCGCTGCCTACGGCCACCACGCCGAGGCCCTGACCAACTCGGCAGTGGTGGGTATTGATCCGGCGCAGCTGTCCGAGACGGCGCTGCTCGACTTGGCCCGCAGTTTAGGCAGTCAGTTGGGGCGGGTGCTGGATCACGAAGTCAATTTGCAGTCCGGCGACCTCAAGTCGCGGGTGGTGCGCTACCTTCTGCACCTCGCCGACACGCCGCTGGGCTCGGAAGACCCCGAAAACCGCTTGTATGTGCGGGCCACCCACGAACTGCTGGCCGAGGGCAGCGGCAGTACCCGCGAATCGGTCAGTAAAGCGATTACCGAGCTGCGGGCAGCGGGCCTGATCGCCACCGGCTACCGCCACATCACGCTGACGGATTTGGCGGGCCTGAGGGCGCTGCTGGCGGGTGCTCTGCAGCCTCAGCTCAAAGGCTGA
- a CDS encoding MerR family transcriptional regulator, translating into MTYLADSSGLFTASEVEAQLGVPATTLRQWERRYGLPNPERNSSGYRLYSKRDVALIDFIRQRIEEGVPASRAAELARGQFGLSTDAPQQTSSYSPAHQSTRPVTGQAGTEPISTAASGTQLADAGPAAVQNLTAALLRADLSRAEGLLAQAQAQLGTEGLLMNLIQPALLDIGERWERGEITVAHEHQASAFLRTHITNLLNAAGHSRFGPSVVAACGPREQHELGLLMLCVMLRRMGVQVHYLGANTPLADLGVYARSVGARAILLSINTHEALHEALEQRHDLNSGQQGQASEIPVFVGGHIINVQPSAAATLGRWAGSDGLQAAQMIVATLESR; encoded by the coding sequence ATGACGTATTTGGCAGATTCCAGCGGGCTTTTTACCGCCAGCGAAGTGGAGGCGCAACTCGGCGTACCCGCGACCACTTTGCGTCAGTGGGAGCGCCGGTATGGCCTGCCGAATCCTGAGCGCAACTCCAGCGGTTACCGGCTCTACAGCAAGCGGGACGTGGCACTGATCGACTTTATTCGTCAGCGCATCGAAGAGGGCGTGCCTGCCAGCCGCGCCGCTGAGTTGGCCAGAGGGCAATTCGGCTTGTCGACCGACGCGCCGCAGCAGACCTCATCTTATTCGCCAGCTCACCAGTCCACGCGGCCCGTTACTGGGCAGGCGGGTACTGAGCCGATCAGCACTGCGGCATCAGGAACTCAGCTGGCCGACGCTGGCCCCGCCGCTGTCCAAAACTTGACGGCGGCCCTGCTGCGGGCCGATTTGAGCCGCGCTGAGGGACTGCTCGCGCAGGCGCAGGCCCAGCTCGGCACCGAGGGCCTGCTGATGAATCTGATTCAACCGGCGCTGCTGGACATCGGTGAGCGCTGGGAGCGCGGCGAGATCACGGTGGCCCACGAGCATCAAGCCAGCGCTTTTCTCAGAACGCACATCACCAACTTGCTGAATGCGGCGGGTCACAGCCGCTTCGGGCCGAGCGTGGTGGCCGCTTGCGGGCCGCGTGAGCAGCACGAGTTGGGCCTGCTGATGCTGTGTGTAATGCTGCGGCGCATGGGCGTGCAGGTGCATTATTTGGGAGCCAACACCCCGCTGGCCGATTTGGGCGTTTATGCCCGCAGCGTCGGAGCGCGGGCCATCTTGCTGAGCATCAACACCCACGAAGCGCTGCATGAAGCTCTCGAGCAGCGCCACGACCTGAACTCCGGCCAACAAGGGCAGGCCAGCGAGATTCCGGTGTTCGTGGGCGGTCACATCATCAATGTCCAGCCCAGCGCCGCCGCTACGTTGGGACGCTGGGCGGGCAGCGACGGTCTGCAAGCCGCCCAAATGATCGTCGCCACCTTGGAGAGCCGCTGA